GCATCTCCAATctcattatatttttcattctaaatttgagtttagagtaaaattgTTCTAATGGtactctagtttttttttataatagagtaaaaatggtttactctatatataaagtaaattgttttttctttgttcatcactcgattttttattataaaatagagtaccattaaAGTATAACTCAACTCTGTTATaaagttaatttattttagagtGAACCATTAGAGATAGTATTAGACTCTTTTATAAACTGGCTAAAAGAGGAATAATAatgtcattattattttttctaacaGGCCTAAGCATTTTAATCTTGACCCGAAATCTGAATTTAGCCGACCCGAAAATAACTGATCCGAATTTTCTTATGCCACATTCAGTActtataattttagttattgAATTTAGTATTTcgatttattaatatttgtgaaATTTTAACGACCATTCTAATAGTACATATTTGTACCatcattttattcattttgatttattatcTCATGTAAAATCGGTCGGCCAACATTTTAATCAACTTACGTATTTTGAGGTTTGATTTGATCCTCGCACCATGGTTTAATCGTTATTCTTGTTTATCTAATGAAAAGATTCATAAAAGTATCCAGCTaaattttggtaatttttttaatacttaaCCTTTTATAGGTTAATACTTGaactaattattttgtttattttaataaattagtttaaaaattatctaaactaTGCTCGTTTTAGTTAAGTCTTAAAATTCCTTTTTTCCAAAATTCacaaaaagatctttaaaatccTCATCTCATTTCAAGCTTTATGAAATTTCCCCTTATCTAATTGCTTTGCTTTTATTTGTCGTTGATTTGTGAtttctatattttgttttcttggcCCTTTTAGGTCCAGTAAATGGACCGGTGTATTGGGCCGTAACTAAAAAGGCTTTCTCGAGAGTACATTCGTTGAAAGATTTCCCGATCCAACTCCTCCTCCGTTTCTCTGAGTTTCGTTCCCACCTCCagtactcaaaaaaaaaatctatgaagTTAGCGAGAACATTGACCATCTTTTGGCTTTACTACTTGCTCAGGTACACTAGAGAGTATACATTATTACGTTTGACAGATATTCATAATTAACTACTATTAGATTTAAGAGAAGCCAGAGCGCAAGTGCAATTTAGTCTCAGTTTATATAGCTCACAACAGATGCCGGTTCATAGATATTATTACTATGCAACTTTTTAGTACCATTATCCTCCTCGTGTTAGTCGCTTATGATGGATCAACAATAGCAACATTTCATATCAATTCGTTTTATTGTAGACCTGTGCTCAGAATCTGTTCTCACTCGTGTTCTAGGCTTCCCAAGTTCCGGCGGGATGCTTCCATTTGGCCCCCTTTAGTTTGTGCATCTATTATATTGTATAACTATCATGTGTTACGTGAGCCtaatgtttgtataattatcTTGACTGGTCTATCTATGTGTAATAATTTCTCGACCGACTCAAACATTACTTGACATTGGTGCATTATCTACCAATCATAGATCGAAACAGATTgtctaaacaaatacaaatccATTACGAGGTGTAATAATATTGGCGTTGACTCAAGAATGAGATTCTCTTTTAAGTATTTTCATGGATGAAGATTTCAACAAGAAGATATAAATGTTCTCTCCAATAACTGGATCAGTGCTTCCAAAGTCGCTACAAAGTTGAAAAATATGATAAAGACGTTACAAGATTGTTCAATCCTCTTCATCAATGACTTTAGTGCCAAGACCGGAGAGACCTTCTGCAGAGATTTCAGCAACAGTGACAAGGGAGAAGAACTCTTCCTTGGCATCTTCGTCATCGTTTCTCTTACGAGCAACTCGGACTCTGATCCTTCTAGGAGGACCTCTGATACCTCTGCTCCAAATCTGCTTGTTCAGCTTCACATCCACTCTCACATCCTTTGTCCCCATTGCCTTCTCCGCAAACTTCCTTATCTCCTTGATTGCCTTTGGAGCCTTCTTCTTGAAGGTACTGTTTTAACACACACAATTCAAACTTTCCCAAGTCAAACCCCAACAGATGCATAGAAGGTTAATTTTATGTCGGAACACTTACCAGCTATGAAGGCGTCTGTGAAGATTGATGGTGTACTCTCTGGTCACCACCTCCTCTTTCCTTCCCTTCTTTTCCGACATTTTTATGTCTCTTTCTCTGTTCCTGCATAGTATATCGAAACTCAAACGGGTTAAACTCAGATAGGTTTTTATCTATATAGCACAATCAGCTCACTGTTTGTTCACTACACATCAATTGATTGCCATCCAAATGAAGGAATACGTATAAGAATCAACTGGTCTAAATATAAAACGAAGATAAGCGAAATAAAGTTAAAGACAGTGAGAGACACATACCTTCGCTTCTGCAAGAACGCCGAGATAGAGAGACGGTGGGGGCGGAGGAGTCGTTGGCTTATATGCGGCGCTCAGTGAGTTACCCTAGTCGATTTAATGGGCTTTTTAATCTCTCCCTTTTATAGCCCAATTATGAATTTCTGAACTGAATTTTTCTGTAATTACGTACACTAGATGATGACtagataaatataattttcaaaacaacTAATTATTCAGACAGGgcgtttggtctagtggtatgattctcgctttgggtgcgagaggtcccgagttcgattctcggaaCGCCCCTTTTTTAATGTGAAGTTTGCTATGATGACTGACTATGAGCAAGCATTACTGTACGAGACGAGGACCACAATCAGAAGCGACTCTAGTGGACTGCTTAATAATAAGTGAGGAACATACAAACACtagtttagattttttatttaatgtattttttgacAAACACTTTAGTATAGCCTAAAACATTAGTCTTTCTTAGTAACGAACAACAAACACTTTTGGCATAAAACATCATTTAAGTTTGCACATAGTGATCCCATGACCAAGAGCAACTTGCGAGATCTGCACACGCTTATCAGCCGAGAGTTTCTTGTTCAGCTCATGGGCTATTCTCTTGCCTTGTATCTTCCCCTCGGGCATGGACGAGTCAGCAACTGATCCTCCCCACAGAGTTTTGTCATACACTATAATCCCACCAACCATGATCAATCTCATAAGCCTCTCATGGTAGCTCCAGTAACTCCCTTGTCTGCATCATCCACAAATGCGAAATCGAATCCACCCTCCTTCTCTTTCTACCATCACAAAcatcaaacacacaaaagacCATAGTCAAGATGCTAAACCAAACGTGAGTAACAAGAAAGGTACACAAAGGAAAGAAGATAGAAGCTATACATGGTTTAAAAGCTCGTCGAGGACTGGAAGAGGTTCAGACTTTCTGAAATCAATCTTGTCTTCAACACCAGCCTTCTTGATAACCGGCAACCCTAGTTCATACGAGCTTCTGTTCACATTAATGGCTATAACCTGAATTTTTTTGTGAGTGACTAAATCAGTAGCAGAGTGAAAAAACTTGTGTATTTTATTCCATGGTCATGTCTAACACACCTTGCCATCTTCTGGTAGTGTAAGACCAGTGAGGAGAAGAGAGTATCCAGTGAAAATCCCAAGTTCGATCGTCTTCCTTGCATTTACCAGTTTAAGCAGCATATCTATTAACTGGCAAACGTCCAGTGCAGAAGCCATGATAGCCAGAGCGTGGTTATGAGTAAGGATCCTAAGCTCCTTGAGGGCGTCTTGTTCGCGTGGGTACACACTCGTCTCCAGTATATACTGCATGCAAACATTTTCAAACAAAAGTTATTAGAAAAATGGAAACCCAAACGAGAGAAAAGGTGGTGATGATGAATTTGAAGGGGGCACACCTTGTAGAGCTCTTTACTCTGGAGCAATCCCTTGGAAAAATCTGATGCATTAGCTTCATCGTGAGCCATTGTAATCGCAGTTTCGTTTTCCCAAACACACACAAGTACCTGGCCATGGAACAGTGATATAGATAAGTAAACGTACCATAACTTTAGACATTAAGCAGAGAacaatctttttatatattttcaaggaAATATCTCTAAACACATGCATGTTCGATATGACTAACATATGATCATTTGCCTATCTGAAACGTGTTTCTTCTAAAACCATTAGAACATACCAATCATTCAACATTTTCTATCAGTAGATTATAACATAGAGGTTACGATGGGTCAAACACTCATACAGAAACGAAGCATTATAGAGAGAAGAAGACTAAAAACGAAGAAGGATTGAGAGAGAAAGTACCAGAGTGCTTAAGTCTTAGTTTCTGAATCTTCCACTACAATGCAGGTTTGAATTTATAGGACAAGGTACACCGAACAGTCGTCGTCACAATCAGATTTTACTCTTCTCTGTCAAGACTGGTAAGTGTTGACGTATCAGTGTACCATCAGGAATGAGATATCTTACCAAACAGTCCAACACACAGTTTAAGAGTGCCAAGCTTTGTTGTTGTACTACTATATCTTGTTTCTATTATCTCTATTGTGAGCATGAAAAATGGTAGTGCCATTAATGGAATCATCTTCCTTTCTATAAAGAGGAACCTACAAAGGAAACGCGTGCCTAATGGCTTTACTTCGCATGTAAGTTGTAAGTGTGGACGCATCAGTGTATTAAATCAGGAATGAGACATCTTACCAAACGGTAACGATGATACACACACTAACGAAACTGTCAAACGAAGAGAAAACATGTTGTctattagtttacaaaaaaaacatgttgtCTATTGATATTATTAAGATTTAAGAGCTAGCATGAGTGATGATGCCTCAGCTTCAAACATGTTTGTATTAAAATTATCCAGAGAcagaaaaagaaatcaaattctGCCTCTAATGCGATAATAAACCGCTAGTTTATGGATTTCAAAAGCTTTTTTAGCGTTCAATGGTTTGAAATTAAAAGGCATGTTTGTTCATGGGAGTTGCTTCGTTTCTTCAAGGGTAGTAGCAGACTAGCAGTGGCGGATCCAGTGGGgtcatttatcatataaatatttttaaattatattaattgtaataaaatttgaaataatatgtATGTCATATattatagtattaaatatatttactctTAAAATGTGTAAACCATTTTAAAAAcctaaaacaaaacagaaaatttacatattgtaattagataaatataattaaaaaaaaatcttgataaAATAACTATGttctttaaattaaatattatgtataagctagttaattgtgtttgtttgtctATTGATGAAATAGTTAAACTACTAAATAGACAGTTTTATCATATGTGAATATTATAGTTGTCTATATATGTGAATATTATAGTTGTTTATCATATGTCTATATTGTAAGATATGAAATGTAACTATATAAATTGCACAAGAAATTTATGGAACTTTTTGTGGTATTTAATGACatggaaatttttttaatcagatagagcaagaaaaaaagtattaaacaaaagaaaaagtagttttcaaaagaaaaaaaaacaaatcaaaaagtAAATAAAGAACGTGTACTTTTACTGAATGACGTGTTTAGCAAGTAGCAACACTGAAAAGACTCTAATTAAGAAATCTACACTAGATGACAGATAgctatgaaaaatataaacaaattgtTTAAAACAATGAAACAATTAATAAACCCGAGTTCGATTTTCAGAACGCCCCTTTtaagaatgtatttttttgtcatgAGCAACCAAGACTGTACGAGGACCACAACCAGAGAATATGGAGCGAGTCTAGTGGACCGGTTTCttcataacttttaaaaatacaaataaccAAACTCGATAAGAGTGGAACATACAACTAGTTTAGTGTTTGTTCATGAATAtattagggcatctccaaccctactccattttcaactccaaacatcattatggagtaaaatcttctctaaccccactccattttggagttgaaaatggagtaatggctagggttactccatttatggagtaatcttaccaattactccattttggagttgaactttttttatttataaaatgatcctttgaatctttaatgtttctattttttacttaaataatatttaaaatgatacaataacatgaaaatattattttccacaaaagattatttaataattttaaataaatgcataaaataacagaaaacataaataattaaaataaaaataaaaataacataaaataagtaatttaataatCTGGAAAAGAAGCTGAAAATAAAGAAGCTCATTTTTCTTGCTCGATTTaggaatatcaaaaataaagaagCTCATTTTTCATTACGAAATGCATTAGTTGATCATTTGTGGGAAAATATTCTAATGCTCATTGTTGaacctatatatattatcttttttaatgatttcttgtactttttaataataaatatttaattcaaataatttatattttaattattatcgtaaacataaaataattggggttaattggtaaatttttataagtataagattttatttgcaattattaataaaataaaaatgaaattatttaagaaatattatttttggagtagaaaatggagtaatacattagagtaaaaccttactccattttggtgttgcaccattttggagtaaaaaatggggtaatacattggagatgctcttagtctTTATTAGTAACGAACAACAAACACTTATTGGCATAAAACATCATTTAACATAGTCTCCTGCAGATAGTGATCCCATCACCAAGAGCAACTTGCGAGATCTGCACACGCTTATCAGCCGAGAGTTTCTTGTTCAGCTCGAGGATTGCTTTCTTACCTTCTCTCTTCCCCTCGGGCGTGGACGAGTCAGGTTCAGCAACTGATCCTCCCCACAGAGTGTTGTCATACACTATGATCCCACCAACCTTGATCAGTCTCACAAGCCTCTCATGGTAGTTCCAGTAACTCACCTTGTCTGCATCCACAAATGCGAAATCAAATCCACCCTCGTTCTCTTCCTGCCATCGCAAACATCAAACACACAAAGACCATAGTCAAGATACTGAACCAAACGTGAGTAACAAGAAAGGTACACAAAGGAAAGAAGATAGATACTATACATGGTTTAAAAGCTCGTCGAGGACAGGAAGAGCTTCAGACTCTCTGAAATCAATCTTGTCTTCAACACCAGCCTTCTTGATTACTGGCAACCCTATCTCATACGAACTTCTGTTCACATCAATGGCTATAACCTGCAAAATCTTGTGTACTAAATCAGTAGGAGAAATACAAAAACATAACACAATGAAAAACTTTTGTCCATTATTCACATACCTTGCCATCTTCTGGTAATGTAAGAGCAGTGAGGAGAAGAGAGTATCCAGTGAAAACCCCAACTTCGATAGTCTTCCTTGCATTTACTAGATTCAGCAGCATCTCCATTAGCTGGCCAGCGTCCGGTGCAGTAGCCATATTAGCCATAGGATGGTTATGAGTAACGCTCCTAAGCTCTTTGAGAGCCTCTGGTTCGCGTGGGTACACACTCGTCTCCAGTATATACtgcaacatttttttcaaagaaaGTTATCAGAAAAAAGCGGAAAGTTAAAACGTGAGAAAACGTAGTGATAAATATGTATGGAGGGGGGTTACGCACTTTGTAGAGCTCTTCACTCTGGAGCAATCCCTTGGAAAAATCTGATGCATTAGCTTCATTCTTAGCCATTGTAATCGCAGTTTCTCTTCCCAAAACACACTCAAGTACCTGGCCAAGGAACATTGACATAGTAACCATGCAATGATTTAAGACATTAAGCAGAGAATAAGTGTTCATAACGTAAAGAAACATTACAGAGAGAAGAAGACTAATACCGAAGAACGATGGAGAGAGAGTACCAGAGTGCTGAAGTCTCAGTTTCTGATCTTTCACTACAATGCAGGTTTGACTTTATACGAAATTGTCAAAGTACACTGAACATGTGTCAAAATCTGATTTTCTTCCTTTCATAAAAGAGGAATCTACGTAAGAAAGGCGTGCCTAATGGCCTTTTACTCTTCTCTGTCAAGACTGGTAAGTGTTTGACGTATCAGTGTGTACCATCATGAATGAGATATCTTACCAAACAGTCCAAACACAGTCTAAAAGTGCCAAAGCTTTGTTGTACGATCTCTTGTTTCTATTATCTCTATTGTGAGCATGAAAATGGTAGTCCCATTAGAGGGATGACTAGATGCGATGTGATTATCTTCCTTTTTATAAAAGAGGAACCTACAAAGGAAAGGCGTGCCTAGTGGCTTTTACTCTTCTCTAGTAAGGTTGACGCATTAGTGTATTATCAGTAATGAGACATCTTACCAAACGATAACGATGATGAAAATGACAAACCAAGAGCAAACATTTTTCTATTGATATTATTAGTGCTAGCATGAGTGATGATGCCTCAGCTTCAAAACTTGTGTGTATTAAAATTATCCGGAGAGAAAAATAAATCGATTTTTTGGCTCTAGTGCGATAATAAACCGCCAGTttattgaattaaaaaaaagctTTCTTAGAGTTCAATGGTTTTAAAAGGCATGTTTGTTCATGGGAGTTGCTTCGTTTCTTCAAGGGTAGTAGCCAGTGAAAGTAAAGCCTCTTCCAACGATCTCACCTGCACAGTACCAGGCGAAGCATTCCAGACCAAAAAGTGCTGCGATTCCAGCATCTTCAACCTTCAAATCCGCCCTATTCTTCCACAAGCCTTTCACGTGATCCACTTCCTTCCAGAACAGCTCTGTACGTCCAGGGATGCTACCATccaaggaaagaaagaaaaaaaagtcagTCACAGGAACAAAGACGAA
The Brassica napus cultivar Da-Ae chromosome A1, Da-Ae, whole genome shotgun sequence DNA segment above includes these coding regions:
- the LOC106444343 gene encoding 60S ribosomal protein L31-3; translation: MSEKKGRKEEVVTREYTINLHRRLHSCTFKKKAPKAIKEIRKFAEKAMGTKDVRVDVKLNKQIWSRGIRGPPRRIRVRVARKRNDDEDAKEEFFSLVTVAEISAEGLSGLGTKVIDEED
- the LOC106444327 gene encoding uncharacterized protein LOC106444327; its protein translation is MASKLLQLKSKACEASKFVSKHGTTYYKQLLEKNKHYIQEPATVEKCNELSKQLLYTRLASIPGRTELFWKEVDHVKGLWKNRADLKVEDAGIAALFGLECFAWYCAGEIVGRGFTFTGYYP
- the LOC106444299 gene encoding probable caffeoyl-CoA O-methyltransferase At4g26220 — encoded protein: MAKNEANASDFSKGLLQSEELYKYILETSVYPREPEALKELRSVTHNHPMANMATAPDAGQLMEMLLNLVNARKTIEVGVFTGYSLLLTALTLPEDGKVIAIDVNRSSYEIGLPVIKKAGVEDKIDFRESEALPVLDELLNHEENEGGFDFAFVDADKVSYWNYHERLVRLIKVGGIIVYDNTLWGGSVAEPDSSTPEGKREGKKAILELNKKLSADKRVQISQVALGDGITICRRLC